From the genome of Primulina eburnea isolate SZY01 chromosome 12, ASM2296580v1, whole genome shotgun sequence, one region includes:
- the LOC140808350 gene encoding ACT domain-containing protein ACR4 isoform X1: MQIFCFLFQSFSSVAPVSFPRNMDDEYEKFIRRMNPPRVVIDNKSCKNATVIQVDSANKCGILLEVVQVLTDLNLIITKAYITSDGGWFMDVFNVTDHDGNKITDAEILSYIQKSLGPDSCFATSMRRSVGLTSEMDHTSIELVGSDRPGLLSEVSAVLTHLKCNVVNAEVWTHNTRAAAVMQVTDELTGGAITDPEKLTLVKHLLCNVLKGSNKSREAKTVVSHGGTHTERRLHQMMLADRDYERMGDDSFDDKERPSVNVVNWNDKDYSVVTIRCKDRPKLLFDVLCTLTDMQYVVFHGSVDAEGPEAYQEYCVRHVDGSPLKSDAERQRVIQCLQAAIQRRVSEGLKLELCTTDRVGLLSYVTRIFRENSLTVTRAEVTTRAGKAVNTFYIRDASGYTVDPKIIDSIRQTIGRTILRVKGCPEEMNQVPQESPTRFLFGGLFKSRSFCNFGSIRSDS; encoded by the exons ATGCAAATTTTTTGTTTCTTGTTTCAATCCTTTTCCTCAGTGGCACCGGTTAGTTTTCCACGAAACATGGATGATGAGTACGAGAAGTTTATTAGGAGAATGAACCCCCCGag AGTTGTCATTGATAACAAATCGTGCAAAAACGCCACGGTTATTCAG GTGGACAGTGCTAACAAATGTGGTATTCTTCTTGAAGTAGTGCAAGTTCTTACTGATCTTAATCTCATTATAACCAAAGCTTATATAACGTCTGATGGCGGTTGGTTCATGGATG TTTTCAATGTCACTGATCATGATGGAAACAAGATAACAGATGCAGAGATTCTGAGTTATATTCAAAAG TCACTCGGTCCTGATTCTTGCTTTGCAACCTCGATGAGAAGATCCGTGGGGCTAACATCCGAAATGGACCACACCTCAATCGAGTTAGTAGGGAGTGATAGACCGGGGTTACTTTCTGAAGTTAGCGCGGTTCTGACCCACCTCAAGTGTAATGTGGTGAATGCTGAGGTCTGGACCCATAACACGCGTGCAGCAGCCGTAATGCAAGTAACTGATGAGTTAACAGGAGGGGCGATTACTGATCCCGAGAAACTAACCTTGGTTAAGCACCTTTTATGTAATGTTCTTAAGGGCAGTAACAAATCTAGAGAAGCTAAAACCGTGGTATCTCATGGGGGGACTCATACCGAAAGAAGGCTTCACCAGATGATGCTAGCTGACAGAGATTATGAGCGAATGGGGGACGATTCTTTCGATGATAAAGAGAGGCCGAGTGTTAATGTTGTCAATTGGAATGATAAGGACTACTCGGTGGTCACGATCCGGTGCAAGGATAGGCCGAAGCTTCTGTTTGATGTTTTGTGTACTTTGACGGATATGCAGTACGTCGTTTTCCACGGAAGTGTCGACGCCGAGGGACCCGAAGCTTATCAG GAGTATTGCGTAAGGCATGTCGATGGATCACCTTTGAAATCAGATGCCGAGAGACAAAGGGTGATTCAATGTCTTCAAGCAGCAATACAGAGGAGAGTGTCCGAG GGCTTGAAGCTAGAACTCTGCACAACCGACAGAGTGGGGCTGTTATCCTATGTGACACGTATTTTTCGCGAAAATAGCTTAACCGTGACCCGAGCCGAAGTGACGACACGAGCCGGCAAGGCCGTGAACACGTTCTACATACGCGATGCGTCGGGGTACACAGTGGACCCTAAGATCATAGATTCAATACGACAAACGATAGGGCGGACGATCCTTCGAGTAAAAGGCTGTCCGGAAGAGATGAATCAAGTCCCTCAAGAATCTCCGACTAGGTTTCTGTTTGGAGGGCTCTTCAAATCCAGATCATTTTGTAATTTTGGTTCGATAAGGTCTGATTCTTGA
- the LOC140808350 gene encoding ACT domain-containing protein ACR4 isoform X2, translating into MDDEYEKFIRRMNPPRVVIDNKSCKNATVIQVDSANKCGILLEVVQVLTDLNLIITKAYITSDGGWFMDVFNVTDHDGNKITDAEILSYIQKSLGPDSCFATSMRRSVGLTSEMDHTSIELVGSDRPGLLSEVSAVLTHLKCNVVNAEVWTHNTRAAAVMQVTDELTGGAITDPEKLTLVKHLLCNVLKGSNKSREAKTVVSHGGTHTERRLHQMMLADRDYERMGDDSFDDKERPSVNVVNWNDKDYSVVTIRCKDRPKLLFDVLCTLTDMQYVVFHGSVDAEGPEAYQEYCVRHVDGSPLKSDAERQRVIQCLQAAIQRRVSEGLKLELCTTDRVGLLSYVTRIFRENSLTVTRAEVTTRAGKAVNTFYIRDASGYTVDPKIIDSIRQTIGRTILRVKGCPEEMNQVPQESPTRFLFGGLFKSRSFCNFGSIRSDS; encoded by the exons ATGGATGATGAGTACGAGAAGTTTATTAGGAGAATGAACCCCCCGag AGTTGTCATTGATAACAAATCGTGCAAAAACGCCACGGTTATTCAG GTGGACAGTGCTAACAAATGTGGTATTCTTCTTGAAGTAGTGCAAGTTCTTACTGATCTTAATCTCATTATAACCAAAGCTTATATAACGTCTGATGGCGGTTGGTTCATGGATG TTTTCAATGTCACTGATCATGATGGAAACAAGATAACAGATGCAGAGATTCTGAGTTATATTCAAAAG TCACTCGGTCCTGATTCTTGCTTTGCAACCTCGATGAGAAGATCCGTGGGGCTAACATCCGAAATGGACCACACCTCAATCGAGTTAGTAGGGAGTGATAGACCGGGGTTACTTTCTGAAGTTAGCGCGGTTCTGACCCACCTCAAGTGTAATGTGGTGAATGCTGAGGTCTGGACCCATAACACGCGTGCAGCAGCCGTAATGCAAGTAACTGATGAGTTAACAGGAGGGGCGATTACTGATCCCGAGAAACTAACCTTGGTTAAGCACCTTTTATGTAATGTTCTTAAGGGCAGTAACAAATCTAGAGAAGCTAAAACCGTGGTATCTCATGGGGGGACTCATACCGAAAGAAGGCTTCACCAGATGATGCTAGCTGACAGAGATTATGAGCGAATGGGGGACGATTCTTTCGATGATAAAGAGAGGCCGAGTGTTAATGTTGTCAATTGGAATGATAAGGACTACTCGGTGGTCACGATCCGGTGCAAGGATAGGCCGAAGCTTCTGTTTGATGTTTTGTGTACTTTGACGGATATGCAGTACGTCGTTTTCCACGGAAGTGTCGACGCCGAGGGACCCGAAGCTTATCAG GAGTATTGCGTAAGGCATGTCGATGGATCACCTTTGAAATCAGATGCCGAGAGACAAAGGGTGATTCAATGTCTTCAAGCAGCAATACAGAGGAGAGTGTCCGAG GGCTTGAAGCTAGAACTCTGCACAACCGACAGAGTGGGGCTGTTATCCTATGTGACACGTATTTTTCGCGAAAATAGCTTAACCGTGACCCGAGCCGAAGTGACGACACGAGCCGGCAAGGCCGTGAACACGTTCTACATACGCGATGCGTCGGGGTACACAGTGGACCCTAAGATCATAGATTCAATACGACAAACGATAGGGCGGACGATCCTTCGAGTAAAAGGCTGTCCGGAAGAGATGAATCAAGTCCCTCAAGAATCTCCGACTAGGTTTCTGTTTGGAGGGCTCTTCAAATCCAGATCATTTTGTAATTTTGGTTCGATAAGGTCTGATTCTTGA